DNA from Daucus carota subsp. sativus chromosome 1, DH1 v3.0, whole genome shotgun sequence:
CCATTTATTTACACATTTACCTGCACACTGACATTATTTAAGCAACCGCCTCCATTGAGGCATCATTGACATTTGAACGGATCAGAGCATCTCCAGAGCTCCGTTGTCAAAATCTGACtattcataataaattaataaatctactttgatattaatattaaattagttATCCGCCCTAATCTTATACTCCATCCGTTCCACTAGATTCTTTACGTTTACTGtttacacgcattttaagagTTTTATAAAgcatacttatattatatatatatattttttataattcagaaaaaaagtttgaaatttaaacttttattcaaaaaaaattaaaaatgaactatattttacgagagtctcaaaatacatgcaaacagtgtacgtaaactTCCTGGCggtacggagggagtacatatattaaaatgtaTTGACCAGagttttataagttattaaatattaaatatttttttattaaaattataaaatttcactttgatttcaattaaaaaattaatctataagttcaattaattttttatattaatttgaatttgataattttattattattcaaaacaaTATCTAGTTGCCTCAACTTTAATAACCTGACCAGTTTTCTTgtcgggttttatatcaaactgaccacccatttcgtcaaaaaatctcacTTGACTTGACCCACTTCATTATTTATACCCACTTCATTATTTATAcctttttacttaattatttataaaaatcaaccgtttatttttttactacaaaaccacttcgagtactttcataatagtccctgatatttattaaaataatttgagaatttCTAAAGCAACTTCATTATTTATACCCACTTCATTATTTATAcctttttacttaattatttataaaaatcaaccgtttatttttttactacaaaaccacttcgagtactttcataatagTACTTTCATAATAGTCCCTGATATTTAGTACAATTTATGTGTATTAGagatttttttagtaattttattaatattgtaataaaagttctattaacaatataaaatttaatataacttctttttattatatgattgaatttttaataaatactttaagattctcctaaaaattttaggggtaagataaatcaaatatttgattaagtttatttaatagatacattaagattctactaaaagTTTTACTATatgtttctttaattatttacatataatatacgattttgttatgtgttctttttaaataaggtagattttgatttaaaataatttaaaatatcttaaGGTTATCTGTGAATTGAGACTAGATATacacaaaaatatgtaaattgaTTTAAGTTGATGATTGATAGGTTGAGTTGTCAGAAATACCAAAAATAGAAGATATTTTAAAACTACTAGATTTGGATTCCAGATTATGTAATAATTTACGTTATTTACTTTACAGATGTGGAAAATACCAAACataaaagatatgaaaatattcACAAACAGATTTTGTCCGAAATTGCCCCTGTTGATATTAGATTTGGATATATTCTGATTGAATTTAAAAATggtaataaatatattctatctaATGAATGAACGACATCTAAGGGAGTTCTCTCGGTTCTCTTCATAGTAAGGTTCTCTCTCGAACCTTACTCTAGTTATATGATCATCCTAGCTATGTTCCTTTAggaattcccaaattattttaataaatactagGGACTATTAtcaaagtactcgaagtggttttgtagtagAAAAATAAAcgattgattttttataaatgtttaagTAAAGAGCTATGAATagtgatgatatatattttgtttatagtggcttaaatgagtccgaAATTTTTTAGGTGAGTCAGgtgagattttttgacgaaatgggtgtgagtttgatataaaacccttttCTTGTCTCCAAATCTTTCAGAAACTCTCATATCTGTTACATGTCAATGGCTTCTGCAAGTAATAATCaagcttcatcttcttcttcttcaacttTGCATCCTACTAAATGGGACGTCTTCTTAAGCTTCAGAGGAAAAGATACACGATACACATTTACCGATTATCTATACCATTCCTTGCAGCGCAATGGTATTAAAACATTTCGAGATGCTCCTAATATCCGCAGCGGAGAAATTATTACATCAGCATTGTTCCAAGCTATTCAAGATTCCAAAATTTACATTGTTGTCTTGTCGCAAAATTTTGCTTCTTCACAGTACTGTCTTGATGAGCTCGTAGAGATCCTCAGTTGTCGCGGAAAATTGGATAGATTGCTTATTCCGGTTTTTTACTGCATCGAACCATCGGTTGTCAAGTACCAAACCGGAAGTTATGGTGAAGCTTTCAGAAAACATGGAAATTATCATGGTCCGGATTTGTTGGATAAGTGGCGTGCAACGTTAAGGAAGGTGGGGGAATTTTCAGGATACCATGTCCGCGAAAATACGTAAGTTGTTTggaaatatttaaattgttgttattaATGAGATTGGTTTGGAGTAAAATTGCataaaattattgatatttttgatattttaagaCCTCCGCCAAACCTGAGCTTTGATCCAACCAATTCTCCCAAATCTCAATGTGTTGGGAGAAGAatttaccaggatcatattgttATTGTAACAGTGCTCAGTTTTTCTTATCAAAATGAGTCGACCTAGTTGGAGTCAAACTCGATTgatgtttaaaaatttcattccttTATTCTTCTTTTGTGTTGGGCGTACATGAGTATAAGAAGATCATCAGAGTCGGACACAACTAAAAACCTAAAGGCTTAACACAAGTTTGTCTGAGTCTAGGGTCAATGAGTTGAAATGATTTTGAATCAAGTTCTGAGTTGGATACATTACAGTTTACTCAAAACATGAGATTATCTGTATTACTACTAGGATAgctatgtataaaaaaaataaaaaatgaatctCTATCTTTAGATAGATTCCTCGAGTCTTCACATCATCTGTTTTACTGTCAATT
Protein-coding regions in this window:
- the LOC135150617 gene encoding toll/interleukin-1 receptor-like protein → MSMASASNNQASSSSSSTLHPTKWDVFLSFRGKDTRYTFTDYLYHSLQRNGIKTFRDAPNIRSGEIITSALFQAIQDSKIYIVVLSQNFASSQYCLDELVEILSCRGKLDRLLIPVFYCIEPSVVKYQTGSYGEAFRKHGNYHGPDLLDKWRATLRKVGEFSGYHVRENTFQVDVINEITDRVLQEINTMPSALEVAQYLGMNSPVKDEATLSSNVTAGVHNQNNGPFKGSMQS